In one Methanobrevibacter arboriphilus genomic region, the following are encoded:
- a CDS encoding DUF4013 domain-containing protein — MKTIKLFKDSLSYPSKDVDKLLTLGVLFFFDAIISLLPSLTTALGYGVLTQILYFISNIIGIFIVLIAIGYLISIIKGTINENVDIPSIRIIKNLSDGIKVFIISIAYYLIPAIIVLIVAYLIGAYNIISQIFASFFYFGIETSIPSYFMVETIPNIVIIPIIAIILFIIFTLFLVIAIARFADSGNIKDGLNFKLVFSDIVKISWRKYILLLVILFFISLFILFVGFIISIIPFLGMIILFLVILPFMTIFYGRSIGLIYKKSKIRNF; from the coding sequence ATGAAGACTATTAAACTTTTTAAAGATTCTTTATCTTATCCAAGTAAAGATGTTGATAAATTATTAACTTTGGGTGTTTTATTTTTCTTTGATGCAATTATATCTCTTTTACCTTCACTCACTACTGCTTTAGGTTATGGGGTTTTAACTCAGATCTTGTATTTTATCTCAAATATTATAGGTATTTTCATAGTATTAATAGCTATTGGTTATTTAATATCTATAATTAAAGGTACTATTAATGAAAATGTGGATATTCCTTCAATAAGAATTATAAAAAATCTTTCAGATGGAATTAAAGTATTTATTATTTCTATTGCATATTATTTAATACCTGCAATAATAGTTCTAATTGTCGCTTATTTAATTGGTGCATATAATATCATTTCCCAAATATTTGCATCATTTTTTTATTTTGGTATTGAAACTTCTATTCCAAGTTATTTTATGGTTGAAACCATTCCTAACATTGTTATAATCCCTATAATAGCTATTATTTTGTTTATTATATTTACATTGTTTTTGGTTATAGCTATTGCAAGGTTTGCTGATTCTGGTAATATTAAAGATGGATTAAATTTTAAGTTAGTATTTTCAGATATTGTAAAAATATCTTGGCGTAAGTATATACTTTTATTAGTAATATTATTTTTTATTTCACTGTTTATTTTATTTGTAGGATTTATAATTTCGATTATTCCATTTTTAGGTATGATAATACTATTTTTAGTAATTTTACCATTTATGACAATTTTTTATGGTAGAAGTATAGGTTTAATTTATAAAAAATCTAAAATTAGAAATTTTTAG
- a CDS encoding DUF4013 domain-containing protein — protein MNISELFKNSFKYPTKDWGKVLILGLLIIGLFILMIIAGISLLFAQAIPIAIIFVIALIFAIIVGLIYSGYGLSVIRETIFNKNVAIDDQEESLPEFKWSDNIVDGLKVLVLNIVYMIIPVIITLVFAYALGVFSEFASINQSLNIYNQTGAYLPNSIATGYMVSNGYAVAIVNTVAAILSVIFSLFAFIAMAKLAESGKLGSIIKFREINDTISRIGWGNYIVWFILLYIIVVVISFIAALIIFIPIIGFIIYLLIIPSFLTLFQSRSIGLIYNEANN, from the coding sequence ATGAACATCTCAGAATTATTTAAAAATTCATTTAAATATCCAACTAAAGATTGGGGCAAAGTTTTAATTTTAGGTTTATTAATAATAGGATTATTTATATTAATGATTATTGCTGGAATTAGCCTTTTATTTGCCCAAGCCATTCCAATAGCTATAATATTTGTTATAGCATTAATTTTTGCTATAATTGTTGGTTTAATTTATAGTGGGTATGGTCTTAGTGTAATAAGAGAAACTATTTTTAACAAAAATGTGGCAATTGATGATCAAGAAGAATCTTTACCAGAATTTAAGTGGTCTGACAACATTGTTGATGGATTAAAGGTTTTAGTTTTAAATATTGTATATATGATAATACCAGTTATTATTACTTTGGTCTTTGCTTATGCATTAGGTGTATTTTCTGAATTTGCAAGTATTAATCAATCTTTAAATATTTATAATCAAACTGGAGCGTATTTACCTAATTCAATTGCTACAGGATATATGGTTAGTAATGGATATGCAGTTGCTATCGTTAATACTGTAGCAGCTATTTTATCAGTAATATTCTCATTGTTTGCATTTATTGCTATGGCAAAATTAGCTGAATCTGGTAAATTAGGTTCAATTATCAAATTTAGAGAAATAAATGATACAATTTCTAGAATTGGTTGGGGAAATTATATAGTTTGGTTTATACTTCTGTATATAATTGTAGTTGTTATTTCTTTTATAGCTGCTCTAATTATTTTCATTCCAATAATTGGTTTCATTATTTATTTATTAATTATTCCATCTTTCTTGACTTTATTCCAATCAAGATCAATTGGTTTAATATACAATGAAGCAAATAATTGA
- the mmp10 gene encoding methyl coenzyme M reductase-arginine methyltransferase Mmp10 (Mmp10 (methanogenesis marker protein 10) is a cobalamin-requiring radical SAM methyltransferase that creates the methylarginine modification to methyl coenzyme M reductase.) has protein sequence MQIVADVGGIPGKDCRGFCKYCYFRKVKSIEPLGCSKCSPGKVGCSNCSEGVSETKNEFKMPFFVVNEIQTTLMMTNPNDNNLKVNISGGGDVSCYPHLEELTGTLKQFDIPIHLGYTSGKGIDDAEMANRLINHGVDEVTYTLFASNPELRADWMKDPNPEESIKAAKIFAESTDLHAATVIIPGVNDGDILHQTCEDLESWGAKALILMRFANTTNEGLILGNEPVINGINSTSIDEFQKLVESINKEYNIRVTGTPVSDPDTGAPFALSKNENEIYLQFIQEITGEATIVTSKIAAPYIEKIFDKLDTDDVNVVATKKDIACLITKNDLEDLDLSDVKDTVIIPGRCFVHQIDAEKIFSSDGIERVVGRGPEKLSVDGEMSGTLTEENVIEKEIELFRDLVEAINFFGMKMKKT, from the coding sequence ATGCAAATTGTAGCTGATGTTGGCGGGATTCCAGGAAAAGACTGTCGAGGATTCTGTAAATATTGTTATTTTAGGAAAGTAAAATCTATTGAACCTTTAGGATGTTCTAAGTGTTCTCCTGGTAAAGTTGGATGCTCTAATTGTAGTGAAGGTGTTAGTGAAACTAAAAATGAATTTAAAATGCCTTTTTTTGTTGTAAATGAGATTCAGACTACTTTGATGATGACTAATCCTAATGATAATAATCTTAAGGTCAATATTAGTGGTGGGGGAGATGTTAGCTGTTATCCTCATCTTGAAGAACTAACTGGAACTTTAAAACAATTTGATATACCTATACATCTTGGTTATACAAGTGGAAAAGGTATTGATGATGCAGAGATGGCTAATCGATTGATAAATCATGGAGTGGATGAAGTTACATATACATTGTTTGCTTCTAATCCTGAACTTCGAGCAGATTGGATGAAAGATCCTAATCCTGAAGAATCTATTAAAGCAGCAAAAATCTTTGCTGAAAGTACTGATCTTCATGCAGCTACAGTTATAATTCCTGGTGTAAATGATGGGGATATTTTACATCAAACTTGTGAAGATCTTGAAAGTTGGGGTGCAAAAGCTTTGATTCTTATGCGTTTTGCTAATACTACAAATGAAGGCTTAATTTTAGGTAATGAGCCTGTTATAAATGGCATAAACTCTACTAGTATTGATGAGTTTCAAAAGCTTGTAGAAAGTATAAATAAAGAATATAATATTCGAGTTACTGGAACTCCTGTTTCAGATCCAGATACTGGTGCTCCATTTGCACTATCAAAAAATGAAAATGAGATCTATCTTCAGTTTATTCAAGAGATAACTGGTGAAGCTACAATCGTAACATCTAAAATAGCTGCACCTTATATTGAAAAAATATTCGATAAATTAGATACTGATGATGTTAATGTTGTTGCAACTAAAAAAGATATTGCTTGCTTAATTACAAAGAATGATTTAGAAGATTTAGATTTATCTGATGTAAAAGATACAGTTATAATTCCTGGCAGATGTTTTGTTCATCAAATTGATGCAGAGAAGATTTTTAGTTCTGATGGCATTGAGAGGGTAGTTGGTAGAGGTCCTGAAAAATTGTCTGTTGATGGAGAAATGAGTGGAACTTTGACTGAAGAAAATGTAATTGAAAAAGAAATTGAATTATTTAGAGATTTAGTCGAGGCTATTAACTTTTTTGGTATGAAAATGAAAAAGACTTGA
- the mcrB gene encoding coenzyme-B sulfoethylthiotransferase subunit beta: MAKFDDKVDLYDDRGSLVESDVPIEALSPLRNPAIKSIVSGVKRTVAVNLEGIENSLRSASVGGAGSKILGREMDLDITGNAQAIASALKEMVQVTDDDDTNVELLSGGKRILVQIPTARLESAAEYSVATLSTATALVQAIIKQFDISMYDANMVKAAILGRYPQSVDYMGSNIATMLDIPQKLEGPGYALRNIMANHVAAATLKNTLQGTALSSILEQTAMFEMGDAIGAFERMHLLGLAYQGMNADNIVLDLVKDNAKEGTVGSVMNDTVARATDDSVVSVEKDLNGFNVYETNDLAKWNAYAAAGATAATIVNVGAARAAQGVPSSILYFNDSLEFATGLPGVDFGRAEGVAVGFSFFSHSIYGGGGPGLFNGNHVVTRHSKGFCIPCVVAAMCLDAGTQLFSPEATSGLIKEVFSSVDEFREPLKYVVEAAADIKGDI; this comes from the coding sequence ATGGCGAAGTTTGATGATAAAGTCGATTTATACGACGATAGAGGGTCATTAGTTGAATCTGATGTACCTATCGAAGCCTTAAGCCCACTACGGAACCCTGCAATAAAAAGCATCGTTAGTGGTGTAAAAAGGACCGTAGCTGTAAACTTAGAAGGTATTGAAAATTCCTTAAGATCTGCATCTGTCGGTGGAGCAGGATCTAAGATTTTAGGAAGAGAAATGGACCTAGATATTACTGGCAATGCTCAAGCTATTGCATCTGCTTTAAAAGAAATGGTTCAAGTAACTGATGATGATGATACAAATGTAGAGCTTCTTTCTGGTGGAAAGAGGATTTTAGTTCAAATACCAACTGCAAGATTAGAATCTGCTGCTGAATATTCTGTAGCAACCTTATCTACTGCAACTGCATTAGTACAAGCTATTATTAAACAATTTGATATTAGTATGTATGATGCTAACATGGTAAAAGCTGCAATTCTTGGAAGATATCCTCAGTCTGTTGATTACATGGGTTCTAACATTGCAACTATGTTAGATATTCCTCAAAAGCTTGAAGGTCCAGGTTATGCTTTAAGAAATATTATGGCTAACCACGTAGCTGCTGCTACATTAAAAAACACATTACAAGGAACTGCACTTTCCAGTATCTTAGAACAAACTGCTATGTTTGAAATGGGTGATGCTATTGGAGCATTTGAAAGAATGCACTTATTAGGATTAGCATATCAAGGAATGAACGCAGACAATATTGTTTTAGACTTAGTTAAAGATAATGCTAAAGAAGGAACTGTTGGTTCTGTTATGAATGATACTGTTGCTAGAGCTACTGATGATAGTGTTGTTAGTGTAGAAAAAGATTTAAATGGTTTCAATGTTTATGAAACTAACGATTTAGCTAAATGGAATGCTTATGCTGCTGCTGGAGCTACTGCTGCAACTATAGTAAATGTAGGTGCTGCTAGAGCTGCTCAGGGTGTACCATCTTCAATTTTGTATTTCAATGACTCTCTTGAATTTGCAACTGGTCTTCCTGGTGTAGATTTCGGTAGAGCTGAAGGGGTAGCTGTAGGATTTTCATTCTTTAGTCACTCTATTTATGGTGGAGGAGGCCCAGGTCTCTTTAACGGTAACCACGTTGTAACCAGACACAGTAAAGGATTCTGTATCCCTTGTGTTGTAGCTGCAATGTGTCTTGACGCAGGTACTCAGCTTTTCTCACCTGAAGCTACTTCTGGATTAATTAAAGAAGTATTCAGTAGTGTTGATGAATTCAGAGAACCATTAAAATATGTAGTGGAAGCAGCTGCAGACATAAAAGGTGACATCTAA
- the mcrD gene encoding methyl-coenzyme M reductase operon protein D, with the protein MDIEVFPHRVLGADTTEKLLNGIESLDDVKRTVIQGPRLPPEDPNEDPRYVDRRKITVNGKELELKVKTGRIFVEISNESTIDDIREICNEYLPFGFDINIGKYIRTQKTVSDNIKYGDADIPEELIGMTDQSAKLSDRVTIIKKDKD; encoded by the coding sequence ATGGACATAGAAGTATTTCCACATAGAGTTTTAGGAGCAGATACAACTGAAAAGTTGTTGAATGGTATTGAAAGTCTTGATGATGTTAAAAGGACGGTTATTCAAGGACCAAGACTCCCTCCTGAAGACCCTAACGAAGATCCACGATATGTTGATAGAAGAAAAATTACAGTCAATGGTAAAGAACTTGAGCTTAAAGTTAAAACTGGCCGTATTTTTGTTGAAATTTCAAATGAATCCACTATTGATGATATAAGGGAAATATGCAATGAATATCTTCCTTTTGGATTTGATATAAATATTGGAAAATACATCAGAACTCAGAAGACTGTCTCTGATAACATTAAATATGGGGATGCAGACATTCCTGAAGAGTTAATTGGAATGACTGATCAATCAGCTAAGCTCTCAGACAGAGTAACTATCATAAAAAAAGATAAGGATTGA
- the mcrC gene encoding methyl-coenzyme M reductase I operon protein C yields the protein MIGRCTHVVDCRETMGLGEGGGIAQRGTFAECGSDVLAVAMSPGRRHITKPVCEITFALREANVLTSTMILNAGAGTPSDAPGASGGFGLTDKEVDQMSQFKLLVIHLGGVKNHIIYKARLILRNVNCPCVIICEYPVDFEDFAKIGVKTSRVMPDEANEGVKTKGKIVDIVSGVIRGETCSQEKLDEIIRKVKLALGGA from the coding sequence ATGATTGGACGTTGTACCCATGTTGTTGATTGTCGTGAAACAATGGGTCTTGGTGAAGGTGGAGGAATAGCTCAAAGAGGAACTTTTGCAGAATGTGGAAGTGATGTTCTTGCAGTAGCTATGTCTCCTGGAAGAAGGCATATCACAAAACCTGTTTGTGAAATAACCTTTGCACTTCGCGAAGCTAATGTTTTAACTAGTACAATGATACTTAATGCTGGCGCAGGTACTCCATCGGATGCTCCAGGTGCAAGTGGGGGATTTGGTTTAACTGATAAAGAAGTTGATCAAATGTCACAATTCAAGTTACTGGTCATTCATCTTGGAGGAGTTAAAAATCATATTATTTACAAAGCGAGATTAATACTTCGCAATGTCAATTGTCCTTGTGTTATTATTTGTGAATATCCTGTCGATTTTGAAGATTTTGCTAAAATTGGTGTTAAAACCTCTCGTGTCATGCCTGATGAGGCTAATGAAGGAGTTAAAACTAAGGGTAAAATTGTTGATATTGTTAGTGGTGTTATTAGGGGAGAAACATGTTCCCAAGAAAAATTAGATGAGATTATTAGAAAAGTTAAGTTAGCATTAGGAGGTGCATGA
- the mcrG gene encoding coenzyme-B sulfoethylthiotransferase subunit gamma: MAQYYPGTSQVAQNRRNFSDPDYELEKLREISDEGVVKVLGHRAPGEEYKSVHPPLDEMDEPEDIIRELVEPIDGAKAGDRVRYIQFVDSMYFAPAQPYLRSRSYLNRYRGVDAGTLSGRQIIEARERDLEKISKELLETEYFDPARSGIRGKSVHGHSLRLDEDGVMFDMLRRQLLNKETGKIEMVKDQIGKELDEPVVLGEPLDEETLMKKTTIYRVDGEAYKDDKDAVEILQRIHVTRSEGGFCPE, encoded by the coding sequence ATGGCACAATATTATCCAGGAACTTCTCAGGTAGCTCAAAATAGAAGAAACTTTTCTGACCCTGATTATGAGTTAGAAAAATTAAGAGAAATATCTGATGAAGGTGTAGTAAAAGTATTAGGTCACAGAGCTCCAGGTGAAGAATATAAAAGTGTTCACCCACCATTAGATGAAATGGATGAGCCTGAGGACATTATTAGAGAATTAGTAGAACCAATCGATGGTGCAAAAGCCGGGGATAGAGTTAGATATATTCAATTTGTAGATTCAATGTATTTTGCTCCTGCTCAACCTTACTTAAGATCTAGATCTTACTTAAACAGATATAGAGGAGTAGACGCAGGTACTTTGTCTGGAAGACAAATTATCGAAGCAAGAGAAAGAGATCTCGAAAAAATATCAAAAGAATTATTAGAAACCGAATACTTTGATCCAGCAAGATCTGGAATCAGAGGTAAATCTGTTCATGGTCACTCTTTAAGACTCGATGAAGATGGTGTAATGTTTGATATGTTAAGAAGACAATTATTAAACAAAGAAACTGGAAAAATCGAAATGGTAAAGGACCAAATTGGTAAAGAACTTGATGAACCTGTTGTACTCGGTGAGCCATTAGATGAAGAAACTTTAATGAAGAAGACCACTATTTACAGAGTAGATGGTGAAGCTTATAAGGACGATAAAGACGCTGTAGAAATATTACAAAGAATACACGTCACAAGATCCGAAGGTGGATTCTGTCCAGAATAA
- the mcrA gene encoding coenzyme-B sulfoethylthiotransferase subunit alpha → MADKKFIEALNKKFKEDPEEKTTTFYNLGGWKQSERKTEFANAGKEIAEKRGIPQYNPDVGSPLGQRALMPYQVSTTDTYVEGDDFHFVNNAAIQQMWDDIRRTVIVGLNTAHNVLEKRLGMEVTPETITEYLETVNHAMPGAAVVQEHMVETNPSLVADSYVKVFTGDDELADEIDSAFVLDINKEFPEDQAEALKAEVGDKVWQAVRIPTIVGRVCDGGTTSRWSAMQIGMSMISAYNQCAGEGATGDFAYASKHAEVIHMGTYLPVRRARAENEPGGIAFGFLADMVQSTRVNPDDPVRSALDVVAAGAALYDQIWLGSYMSGGVGFTQYASAAYTDNILDDFLYYGKEYVEDKFGICEAPNNMDTVLDVGSEVTFYGLEQYEEYPALLETQFGGSQRASVVSAAAGCATAFATGNSQTGLSAWYLSMYLHKEQHSRLGFYGYDLQDQCGASNVFSIRNDEGLPVEMRGPNYPNYAMNVGHQGEYAGISQAPHSARGDAFAFNPLVKIAFADQNLSFDFSQPRAEIAKGALREFMPDGERSLIIPAK, encoded by the coding sequence ATGGCTGATAAAAAGTTTATCGAAGCATTAAATAAAAAATTCAAAGAAGATCCTGAAGAAAAAACCACTACTTTTTATAATTTAGGTGGATGGAAACAATCTGAAAGGAAAACTGAATTTGCTAACGCAGGTAAAGAAATTGCCGAAAAAAGAGGTATTCCTCAATATAACCCAGATGTAGGTTCTCCATTAGGACAAAGAGCATTAATGCCTTACCAAGTATCTACAACTGACACTTATGTTGAAGGGGACGATTTCCATTTTGTTAATAATGCTGCTATCCAACAAATGTGGGATGACATCAGAAGAACTGTTATTGTAGGATTAAACACTGCACACAATGTTCTTGAAAAAAGATTAGGTATGGAAGTTACTCCTGAAACAATTACTGAATATTTAGAAACTGTTAACCACGCTATGCCTGGTGCTGCTGTTGTACAAGAGCACATGGTTGAAACTAACCCATCACTCGTAGCTGACAGTTATGTAAAAGTATTTACTGGTGATGATGAATTAGCTGATGAAATTGACAGTGCATTTGTTTTAGACATTAACAAAGAGTTCCCAGAAGACCAAGCTGAAGCTTTAAAAGCTGAAGTTGGTGATAAAGTATGGCAAGCTGTAAGAATTCCGACTATTGTTGGAAGAGTTTGTGATGGTGGTACTACTTCCAGATGGTCTGCTATGCAAATTGGTATGTCAATGATTTCTGCTTATAATCAATGTGCTGGTGAAGGAGCTACTGGTGACTTTGCTTACGCATCTAAACATGCAGAAGTTATACATATGGGTACTTACTTACCAGTTAGAAGAGCAAGAGCAGAAAATGAACCTGGTGGAATTGCATTTGGTTTCTTAGCTGATATGGTTCAATCTACAAGAGTTAACCCTGATGATCCAGTTAGATCTGCTTTAGATGTAGTAGCTGCTGGAGCTGCTTTATACGACCAAATTTGGTTAGGTTCTTACATGTCTGGTGGTGTTGGATTTACTCAATACGCATCTGCAGCTTATACTGACAATATTCTTGACGATTTCTTATACTATGGTAAAGAATATGTCGAAGACAAATTTGGAATATGTGAAGCTCCAAACAACATGGACACTGTTCTTGATGTAGGTTCTGAAGTAACTTTCTATGGATTAGAACAATACGAAGAATATCCTGCATTACTTGAAACCCAATTCGGTGGTTCTCAAAGAGCATCTGTTGTTTCAGCCGCTGCTGGTTGTGCAACAGCTTTCGCTACTGGAAACTCCCAAACTGGTTTAAGCGCATGGTATTTATCTATGTACTTACACAAAGAACAACACTCTAGATTAGGATTCTATGGTTACGATTTACAAGATCAATGTGGTGCATCCAACGTATTCTCTATAAGAAATGACGAAGGATTACCAGTTGAAATGAGAGGACCAAACTATCCTAACTATGCAATGAATGTAGGACACCAAGGTGAATACGCAGGTATTTCACAAGCTCCTCATTCAGCTCGTGGAGATGCATTTGCATTTAACCCATTGGTTAAAATCGCATTTGCTGATCAAAACTTAAGTTTCGACTTCTCCCAACCTCGTGCTGAAATTGCAAAAGGTGCATTAAGAGAATTCATGCCAGATGGTGAAAGATCTCTAATTATACCAGCTAAATAG
- the mtrE gene encoding tetrahydromethanopterin S-methyltransferase subunit E, which yields MDPITLGVVALMGAAATIAGTSEDLESDVGSMSNPNSQVQLAPQMGHLHRFINKAVSGEPVAYGAWCGIAGSIAFVLISPMFNFNLMPIVGIAIGATIAALVHVVYSVTAHMGRIVSQSQFEQPLFMDALTQALGPIAGHGFITTFCIVSISYLMTIPLNGTPLHVFPLPLLAVLWGITIGAIGSSTGDVAYGAEREYQQYPFGGGIPVAIHGDIVTKSELGARNSIDTVNFCAKFGGPLTGFCFGAIVFLSFWITVVFGLVGGLIAGLIIVILLIIMNERLENFARTKYGPYKED from the coding sequence ATGGACCCTATAACATTAGGTGTTGTTGCATTGATGGGTGCAGCTGCAACTATAGCTGGAACTTCTGAAGATTTAGAATCTGATGTTGGTTCCATGAGTAATCCAAACTCACAAGTTCAGCTAGCTCCTCAAATGGGACATTTACACCGATTTATTAATAAGGCTGTTTCTGGTGAACCAGTTGCATATGGTGCTTGGTGTGGTATCGCAGGTTCTATAGCATTTGTTTTGATTTCACCAATGTTTAACTTTAATTTAATGCCTATTGTAGGAATTGCTATTGGTGCAACTATTGCTGCTTTAGTACATGTTGTATACTCAGTAACAGCACATATGGGACGGATTGTAAGTCAATCTCAGTTTGAGCAGCCATTATTTATGGATGCTTTAACCCAAGCTTTAGGACCTATTGCAGGTCATGGTTTTATAACTACCTTTTGTATTGTAAGTATATCTTACTTAATGACTATACCTCTTAATGGAACTCCATTACACGTTTTCCCATTACCGCTTCTTGCTGTTTTATGGGGGATAACTATTGGTGCTATTGGTTCTTCTACTGGGGATGTTGCTTATGGTGCAGAAAGAGAATACCAACAATATCCATTTGGTGGAGGTATTCCTGTAGCTATTCATGGTGATATAGTAACTAAGTCTGAACTTGGTGCAAGAAATTCTATTGATACTGTTAACTTTTGTGCGAAATTTGGTGGACCATTAACTGGTTTTTGTTTTGGTGCTATTGTATTTTTAAGTTTCTGGATAACCGTAGTATTTGGGTTAGTCGGAGGATTAATTGCAGGCTTGATTATAGTTATTCTTCTTATTATTATGAATGAAAGACTTGAAAACTTTGCCAGAACTAAATATGGACCATATAAGGAAGATTAA
- the mtrD gene encoding tetrahydromethanopterin S-methyltransferase subunit D, with translation MDPISLILFITVGGILIGGGVHFIPVGGAPAAMATATGVGTGTAMLAAGAGLTGLITAAAMTGQPWYIIAIAGAVGAMMMIGITMLIANIIYIFGVGVVPSSAKVEVDPITGRNQEKYVTSGTEGHGIPTVCFVSGIIGGLLGGAGGGLVYYGINIAMTEGSFVTDPAITAGLAAILAVGVFFINSVIASYNIGGTIEGFHDPKFKRIGTGILACAIASIIMSVFAIVLTGGVA, from the coding sequence ATGGATCCAATAAGTTTAATATTATTTATAACAGTTGGAGGAATCCTCATTGGTGGAGGTGTACACTTCATACCAGTAGGAGGAGCTCCTGCAGCTATGGCAACAGCTACTGGTGTAGGAACTGGTACAGCAATGCTCGCAGCGGGTGCTGGGTTAACTGGTTTAATCACTGCAGCAGCTATGACTGGTCAGCCATGGTATATCATTGCAATCGCTGGTGCAGTAGGTGCAATGATGATGATTGGAATAACTATGCTAATTGCAAATATTATTTATATTTTCGGTGTTGGTGTTGTACCTTCTTCTGCTAAAGTTGAAGTTGACCCAATAACTGGTAGAAATCAAGAAAAATATGTTACTTCTGGTACTGAAGGGCATGGTATTCCTACTGTTTGTTTTGTAAGTGGTATCATCGGTGGTTTACTCGGTGGTGCTGGTGGTGGACTTGTTTACTATGGTATTAATATTGCAATGACTGAAGGAAGCTTTGTAACTGATCCTGCTATAACTGCAGGTTTAGCTGCTATTCTTGCAGTTGGTGTATTCTTTATAAATTCAGTAATTGCTTCTTATAATATTGGTGGTACTATTGAAGGTTTCCACGACCCTAAATTTAAAAGAATTGGTACTGGTATACTTGCTTGTGCTATTGCTTCTATTATAATGAGTGTATTTGCTATTGTTTTAACTGGAGGTGTTGCATAA
- the mtrC gene encoding tetrahydromethanopterin S-methyltransferase subunit MtrC encodes MSAAGGGPSGGAIGAEKLLLLGIVGGLVGIYLVQFNPVFGPVLAALGGVCAIVWGADAIRRVASYGLGTGVPSIGYMSLSIGIIGALAGIALVSLSFASGLGILGPIIALILSMVLGLIIGVIAKKIVGMKIPVLERCTAEISGAAGLSVLAFSATLAGTYNIDGILTSVVAPGFIALFFIMNTMAIQHPFNACLGPNENQVRTLKLAASTAFLAMFITGILTIINPVPNMWMGIPVWVAVIIVAAIGWIISIRAYIKASFNEAASVKWSGLWPKVEEQ; translated from the coding sequence ATGTCAGCAGCTGGTGGAGGACCATCTGGTGGTGCAATTGGTGCTGAAAAATTGCTTCTTTTAGGAATAGTTGGAGGCCTTGTTGGAATTTATTTAGTCCAATTTAACCCAGTTTTCGGTCCTGTTTTAGCAGCTCTTGGTGGGGTCTGTGCTATAGTATGGGGTGCAGATGCTATTCGTAGAGTTGCAAGTTACGGTTTAGGTACTGGTGTACCTTCTATCGGATATATGTCTCTTTCAATAGGTATTATCGGTGCATTAGCTGGTATTGCTTTAGTATCTCTTTCTTTTGCTAGTGGACTTGGAATTTTAGGACCAATCATTGCTTTAATTCTTTCAATGGTTTTAGGTCTTATTATTGGTGTAATAGCAAAGAAGATTGTTGGAATGAAAATACCAGTACTTGAAAGATGTACTGCTGAAATTTCAGGTGCTGCTGGTTTGTCTGTCTTAGCATTCTCTGCAACTCTTGCAGGAACCTATAATATTGATGGAATTCTTACTTCTGTTGTAGCTCCTGGATTCATTGCTTTATTCTTTATAATGAATACTATGGCTATACAACATCCATTTAATGCATGTTTAGGTCCTAATGAGAACCAAGTTAGAACTCTTAAATTAGCTGCATCTACAGCATTTTTAGCTATGTTTATCACTGGAATTTTAACTATTATTAACCCTGTTCCTAATATGTGGATGGGAATTCCTGTATGGGTAGCTGTAATTATTGTTGCTGCAATTGGTTGGATAATATCTATCAGAGCATACATTAAAGCATCATTCAATGAAGCTGCATCTGTCAAATGGTCTGGATTATGGCCTAAGGTTGAAGAACAATAG